TAGGCGCGCTTATCCTCCAGCACCTTTAAGAGCTTGTTCTGCAGCATGTCGTCCATTTCACCGATCTCATCGATGAAGAGAATGCCGCCGTGCGCATCCGTAACGAGACCCGGCTTCGGCTCCGGGACGCCGCTGTCCGCGAGCTCGCGGCGCGCCCCCTGATAGATCGGATCGTGTACGGAGCCCAGCAGAGGATTCGTCATATCGCGCGGATCCCAACGCAGTGTTGCTCCGTCCGTCTCAACAAAAGGAGCATCCGGCAGGAAGGGTGCATACTTTTTTTTCTTCGCCTCTTCCAGGACGAGACGGGCCGCCGTCGTCTTGCCGACGCCCGGGGGACCGTAGAGCAGGAGATGCTGCGGATAGGGCGAGGAGAGCTTCGAGGCGAGCGCCTTGACCGCCCGCTCCTGCCCGACAACGTCATCCATGTTATCCGGACGCAGAAGCTCCATGACCGACTGCGTGAGGTGTATATTCTCGAGTTTCTCAAGCTCTTCACGCTTCTTTGTCGCCTGCGGAGACTCGAAGTCCTTCTTCTCCTCTTTGAGGATCTGCATGCGGATGTCCTTCACGTAATCCTGATGATTTTCCTCGAGCTTTTCCTGTATCTTCTGCTCGATCTTATCCTCCATGCTGCGCCTCGCCATGAGGCCCGCGACGTGCTCCGAGAGCTCGTGCAGAAGCGCGGGCAGTTCTTCATCCTTCGGCACGCGTTCAATGGTCGGATTTTCAAATATGATGCGCTGCAGAGCGAGCACACGCTCTCCGCGATTTGCGGAGCGCATGAGCCCCATGGCGTCCATCTTGCCCGCCTTGATGACGACGCGGTCGCTGCCCTGCGAATCGCTCAGGATGCCGTACAGCGCATCGATCTGACGATCCAGGTCATCGCTTTTCTCAAACGTTTCCGCCGGCTGCTTTTTCTGCTGTTTTTTACCAAAGAATCGTGTCAGAAATTTCAATGGTCTCACACTTCTCCTTCGGCTGTGATATGCACTTTGATCGTGCTCGTGATCTCCGGGTGCACCTTGATGACGGCATCATAGTCGCCTGCACCGACGACCTCCCCTTGGATGGAGATCTTGCGGCGATCGATCTCGATGCCGTGCTCGCTTTTCAGCGCGTCGGCAACGTCCTTGCCCGTCACCGAGCCGAAGAGCTTGCCGCCCTCACCGATGCGCACGGAAATCGTAACCGCGACCTTCTCCAGCTGTGACGCCATGAGTTTTGCCTCATCCGATGCCTGCTGCTTCTTGCGAGCGGCGGACCCCGCCTTTGCCTTGGCGACGTTGAGATTCTGGCTGTTTGCCTCGACAGCCGCCTTTCTGGGGAACAGGAAATTTCGCGCGTAGCCGTCCGAAACCTCGACAATTTCACCCTTCTTGCCGACATTCTTAATATCCTGCTGCAGTATCACTTTCATCTTTATCATGCTCCTCTATTTGCTTCTTACTGATTTCAACGGCACGAGCGGCGACATCTTCGAGCTTTTCACCCTTGACCTGCGCACCTGCCACATTCTGATGACCGCCGCCGCCGAACTGTTCCATGATGACCTGCATATTGAGGTCGCCCGTCGATCGCGCCGAGAGCCCTACCGTATCCTGCGACAGCTGGAATATGACGAGACTCATGCGCACCCCCTCGATGCGCAGGAACGCATCGGCAGCCTGCCCCGCAATCGCCTGCACGTTCGGGATAGACTCACTTATCTTCGAGACAATGAGACCGCCCGGATAGAGTTTTGAAGCCGCCTTCGCCTTGGCGAGCGCGACGCTCGTCTCATAATCCGTACGGAAGAGATGCTGCACCATGACCGGGTCGGCACCGCTTCGACGGAGGTACGCCGCGGCATCCAATGTGCGGACGCCCGTCTGCACGGCGAAGTTCTTCGTATCGACGACAATCCCCGAATAGAGCGCCGTTGCCTCGAGACGGGACAGCATCGTCTCATCGCTGAAGTACATGACGAGTTCCGTGACAAGCTCACTCGCCGAGCTTGCCGCCGGCTCCGTATAGATGAGCACGGGATTTTCGATGAAGCTCTCGCCGCTCCGCCTGTGATGGTCAATGACGACAACCGAGTTGATGCGGTCTAAGAGAGACGGCGCTGCCGTGATGTGCGGGATATGCGTGTCGACGACGATCAGGAGCGGCTTCAGCGATGTAATCGAGCCGATGTCGTATTCATGGATGAGAAGATCTTCATAGCCCTTCGTCTCCTGCAGGAGCTCCTTGAACTTCTCGATGCCGTCATTCATATCCGACAGCACGATGTGTGTCGCCTTCTTCATATCACGAGCCATGCACGCGACGCCCATGGCCGCGCCGAAGCAGTCAAAATCCTCATTGTGGTGTCCCATGATGAAGACCTCGTCCGAGCCTTCGATGACCTCGCGGAGGGCGTGCGATACGACACGAGCCTTGACGCGCGTGTGCTTTTCGACCGCCTTTGCCTTGCCGCCGATGAATTGATTCTTCCCGTCCAGCATGACGGCGACCTGATCCCCGCCGCGGCCGAGCGCCATATCAAGGCGAGCCTGCGCCTCCCGGCCGAGATCCTCCATCGTCTGCTCCTCGGCAATACTGACGCCGATCGAAAGCGTGACGGGCAGACGGTTCGTCGTGCTCTGAACGGCACGCACTTTATCGAGAATATCAAAGTGCTCCTCGTACGCCTTATCATACGTATGGCGCTCCAGGACAGCAATGTAGAGATCATCGCTGACCTTTCTGAGAAATCCGTGCAGACTCTTGATCCACGTATCGATACGCTGGTTGACCGTATAGAGGAGCGCCGTCCGCTCCGCTTCCGAGAGCCCCTGCAACACCTCATCATAGTTATCGATCTGAATGTACAGGAGCACCGTGCGGCTCTGATTAAACCGCTCCTTGAGCTCTTCCTCCTCCGTGATATCCTCAATGTAGAACGCCATCAGGCCCTCCGCATCGCGATTCGTTATGACGGGACGATGCTGCACCTTATAGTACCTCTCGTCATGCGAAAAGACATACATGCCCGTTTTGCCCCAGATGGGCGTGACGATGAAGCCGGGCCACGCATCCTGCACAGCCAGCCCCTTCTCCACCGGAGTCCCGATCAAATCGGCAGCGATGCGGTTCGCCCACTCCAGACGCCCGTCCTTATTGACAATCAGCACCGCCTGCGGCAGGCACTCAACGGCATAGCTCATCACATCGCTGACATTGCGAATGACATTCTGGCAATAGTCTTCAAAGGCGTCCCTGCGGCTCCTCACACGCTCCATGGAAAACAGCGCCGCCACGAATATAAGAACAAAACCGATTGCTGCAAGATACAGGTTGTAAAACGACAACACCAGGGCAAACGCCAGCATGACCGCAATGTGGATAGTCGCATCCAGCCATGCAGATAGATTGCGAGGCATATTACCCCTCCTTTCTCGAAACCGACAATATCATACATCAAGAGTTGCGACGGTCGGAAAATCTCCGTCGGTAATCAAAATACGTATCAAACAGGCCCGTAAACGCCACGATCTGCATCATAATCGCGCTCAGAATCGTGAAGAACACAAGCGACCAACGAAAGATCGGAGACAGCGAAAACCGCTCCGCGATATACCAAAAAAGCGAAAATCCCTCGATGAGCCCCGCCAGCATGGCAATGAGCTCTCCGTTGATAGAGACGCGATAGAGCAGATCAATCTCACGTGTTCCGCCCCAATAGAGCCCCACCATCGAGAAGCCGAAGAGGTAGAAGAACCACACCGGCAATTTCCACGTCGAGAAGGGCGGGAGAGCCATCGGCTCCCCCATGCCCAATCGATAGAACAGGCGGCGCATGAACTGATAGTGCAGGAGAAGCGCCGTCGCGGCCTCAAAGAAGAGCACGCTCGGCGCGATGTATCCGACGATTTCCTCCAGCTTGGCGAGACCTTCGCGGCTTGCGGCAGGCTGCAAGGCCGACTGAATCATCTCCATAGAGCCGTGCGCCGACTCCAAAAACATGGAAAACGGTGCTATCCCGTAGACAAGCTGCAGAAATCCGAGCGATGCAATCCCCCCGGCAACGGATGCCAGTAATCCGCGCACGAGGATGACCGTACCCGGCCGATGCTGCCGTATTCCCTCCGCCATGGTAATGGCGAGCGAAAGCACAATAAAAAGCGACTGTGCCACGTACTCGGCACCCAAAATCGCCCCCTGCACAACCGCTCCCGTGAGCATAGCGGCAATCCCCGGTCCTCGCCCCTGCCGGACATAGAGGACAGCCGCCGGAGCCGACCACAAAAGGAAGAAGAACGCTCCGAATATGGGTAAAAACGGCGCCGACACCGCAAGAAAAAACGTAAGTATAAAGAGTAAAAACCGTTCCCTCTCCCCAGATAGGGTTTGATTCATATCGATACCTTTCTTCGTCCAATAATATGCAAGCCTTTGCACAAGAACACGCAGCATTGACTTGCCGGGGAAAAGCACGGGTGCAATAAGCGTCTCATACATCCGAGATTCCCTGAATTGTCAATACGTCATTATATCAGAAAAGACAATGCTTGTCATCTTTTCCGGCGTAAAATCTAAGGAAACGCTGATAAAATGAAGTCTGTCAGATTGGTGCAGATTTTTCGTTCTGTCAAGCAGGCAAACCGGACGCAGAGTGGTGCTCTGTGGAGGATTTGCCGACAAAGAGAGGGCGGAAAAGATACGCCAAGATGGCTGTGCTGAATTTATCAGCGCTTCCCTAACCTTCCTCCGGAAAAGCGGAACTGCACGAACGAGGGCTGCCGCGAAATGAATCACGGCAGCCCTCGTTTTCTATGTGTCTTTCGCGTCCGCCGGCCGGCTGACAGTTTCGCCGCACGCGCCGCCCGGCGACGTCACGGACAGGATGAAGCTCTCTTTATCCGTTCTCCGCCGCCTCTTCTTCCGGCTCGACCGGATCCGGCACCCAGCGATAGATCTTTCTCGACTTCGTGATATTCACATACATCATCGTTCTGGCTTCATCGCCGTAAGCCGATTTTACCGTGAATACCAGTCTCTTTCTCTTCTTTTTCGGATTCTTCGGCCTCGGCTCCTCTTCCTCGTACGGATCATCATCGACGTCATATCCATACGTATCGTCCTCGTCCGGGTCATCGCCGTCATCCCGATTGAAAAACGCGTCCTCTTCGTCCTCGTCCAGGAAGACATCTTCCCCGAAGTCATCTTCCTCTCCCGCAAAGCCCGTCTCTTCCGGTTCCTCGGCATCGTCTGCCGCAAGGCCGTCATCTGCGTCAAAAGCGTCGTCCGCATACGCCGCGGCATCGTCGGCGGGCTTGCCTGCCGCATCGTCCGCCGGCGCGTCGCTCCCACCCTGCACGGAGCTGAAGTCAATATCTGTTCCCTCGATGTGAATATTTTCAAGACCGACAACCTTGTCGCCCTCATGTACCGAGTCCGCAACGGACTGTCTTGACGACGCCATCCGCTCCAAAAGCTCAGCGGCAATATCATCCTGCGACTTCTCTTCGTTTGCCATCTGTCTCATCACCTTCTATCCGGACAATCGCTCTCATTCTTTCTTTTTATAGTATAGAACAATGTGCCTTGGCTTGCAACGAAATTCTCTTCCCGCAGGAAAAAGCGGAAAACGATTTTCGCTCACCCGCACCGTCCTTGCACGCGCGTGTCCGATCAGCCTCCGCCGTTCGGTCTGCCGTCTTGCCGATACACAGAAAAACGCTGCCGTGTGAGCCGCGGCAGCGTCTGTTTTCTTACGCCAACACTCTGGAGAGACGAACGAGTTCCGGGTCAAGCGTCTTGGTGTTCGTGACGGCATCCTTGAGCTTGATGCTGACGACCTTGCCCTGATCATAGCCGAAGACGACATTGCTCGCCCCCGAAATCAGCGCCAGCGCCGCGCGCTCACCGAGAAGAGAGGCCTTCATGCGGTCTTCGACCGTCGGCGATCCGCCGCGCTGAATATAGCCGAGAACGGAGACACGCGTATCGATTTCCGTCTTGTCCGCGATGACCTTGCCGATATCGACCGCCGACCCCGCTCCCTCCGCCACGACGATGATGCTGTAGCGCTTGCCGTAGCTGTAGGATTCCTTGATCTCCTCGCTGATGACATCGAGATCAAATTTGACCTCGGGGACGAGGACGTACTCCGCGCCGCCCGCGATGCCCGACATCATGGCAAGCCAGCCGGACTTCCTGCCCATGACCTCGATGAGGATGATGCGGCGATGCGCCGAAGCCGTATCACGCAGCTTGTTGATGGCATCGAGGATCGTATTGGCAGCCGTATCGCAGCCGATCGTATAGTCCGTGCCCCAGACATCGTTGTCAATCGTCCCCGGCAGACCGACGATCGGCATGCCGTATTGAGACAGGAGCGACGCGCCCGATAGACTGCCGTCTCCGCCGATGACGACAAGCCCCTCGATGCCGTGCTTCTTCAGATTGTCATACGCCAGCTTGCGTCCCTCTTCCGTGCGGAAGCGCGTTGACCGCCCCGTACCGAGGAACGTGCCACCGCGCTGGATGAGATCGCTGACACTTCGGCTCGTGAGCTCTTCGATGTGGTCGTCGCACATCCCCGTATAGCCGCCGTAGATGCCGAAGACCCGGACACCCTCGCCGAGCGCCGTCCGCACGACCGCGCGCGCCGCCGCGTTCATGCCCGGGCTGTCTCCGCCGGAAGTAACGACAGCAATACTGTTAATCATAATGCCTCTCTCCTCTATGAAATAAATGTAAAGCCTTGTTTTTCTTCAAAACGCCATAAGTCCTATTCCTTATTTTACGTTTTTTTGTGTGCTTTGTAAAGAGTCGATTATATGATGTAAAAGGGGACTCTCCGGGCAGGGTGAGCGACGCGAGGAGACGCGGCAGACACGGCATGAAGCGTTTTTGCAAACCGATGCCGGTATCAGCCCTGCCTCGAATGATCCTTCAGCGCGCGCTCAATGTCCCGCTTCGCGCTCTTTGCCGCGAGGTCCCGGCGCTTATCGTAGTTGTGCTTGCCCGAGGCGAGCGCGAGCTCGACCTTGGCTTTCCCCTGCTTGAAGTAGATCTTCAGCGGGATGAGCGTAAAGCCCTTCTCCCGCGTCTTGGAAAACAGCTTGACGATTTCCTGCTTGTGCAGCAGGAGCTTGCGCTTGCGCAGGGGATCGTGATTGAATATATTGCCCTGCTCGTAGGGACTGATGTGCAGTCCCTCGAGGAACACCTCGCCGTTCCGGAAGCTCGCGTAGCTGTCCTTGAGGTTCGCCCTGCCCGCGCGCAGCGACTTCACCTCGGTGCCCTGCAGCGCGAGCCCCGCCTCGATCGTCTCGTGGATGAAATAGTCATGGCGGGCTTTACGGTTTTCTGATACGGTTTTGATTCCGTCGTTTTTGCGCCCTATGTCTCTCACCTTCCTTAGGCCTTTCCTTTATAGATGGAAAAGCACTGAACGCAGCCGGCGGACCGGAGTGATGCTCCTTCCGCTTTTTCTTGTCCTTCGGCTTCCTCCTGCCGGACTTTTTCCCGTCCTTCTTCGCAGGCTTCACAGCCGTTTCGCCCTCCGCAGGCCCTTTCGGCGCCTTTACGGATGCGGCGGACGGATTCGCCTCTTTCCCGGATTTCGCCGATTTTTTCTTCTCTTTTGCGGACTTGGAGGACTTCTTCGCCCTTTTCGCCTTGTCCTCCCTCGCTGCCCTTTGGAGGCTCCCGATGTCGGTGATGCCGTTATCCTTCAGGACAAAATCGAGCTTTCGCTCCGCGAGATCCGCCTTCATGAGGACGACTTCCACTTCATTGCCCAGACGGTAGCTGACGCCCGTCGACTCGCCGACGAGCGCGAAGAGCTCTTCGCGATACTCATAGTAATCGTTGACCATCGACGAGACGTGGACGAGTCCCTCGACGCCGTTCTCGAGCTCGACGAAGATGCCGAACGCCGTCACGCCGCTGATGACGCCCGTGAATTCCTCACCCACAAACTGCACCATGTACTCGATCTTCTTCATATCCGTCGTCTCGCGCTCCGCTTCGACGGCGTTGCGTTCACGCTCCGAGCTGTGCTGCGCGATGACAGGCAGCTTTTCTTTCAGGCTCTCCTGCCGTTCCTTCGTCATCGTACCCGTCCGGAACGTATCCCTCAGCAGGCGATGCACGATGAGATCCGGATAGCGGCGTATCGGCGACGTGAAGTGCGTGTAGTAGCGAGCCGCAAGTCCGAAGTGCCCGAGCGACGCTGGCGCATAGCGCGCCTGCTGCATCGATCGCAGCGCCACGGCACTGATGATGCGCTCCTCCGGCTTTCCTTTGACCTTCTCCAGCACCGCCTGTATATCCCTCGGCTCGACGCTCCCGTCCGCGCGGGGCGCGACGTGCAGAGAAAACGCCGCCAGCAGCGTGTTGAGCCGCTCCAGCTTTTCCTCCGAAGGCTGCTCATGCACGCGGCAGATAAAGGGCAGCTCCTTCTTCTCCATGTGCTCGGCGACCGTCTCGTTCGCGGCGAGCATACACTCCTCAATGACGGATTCCGCCAGCGAGCCCGTGCGCTTGACGAGCTCCACGGGATGTCCCGCCTCATCGAGCTTGACCTTGACCTCGGCAATCTCAAAATCGATTGAGCCGCGTGCGCGGCGGATGGCCTTCCGCTTTTCCCGCACCTCGGCGAGCAGTTCGAGCATCGGCAGTACATCCTTATACCGCTCCCGCATCTCGGCGTCCTTTTCGACGAGCGCCGCATTGACCGCCGTATACGTCAGACGATGACGCACGTGGATGACGGTCGGCAGGATCTCATAGCTTCGGACCTCACCGGAGGCGTCGAGCACCATCTCACACGCCATCGAGAGGCGGTCGACCCCCGTGTTGAGACTGCAGATGCCGTTCGAGAGCGCCGTCGGCAGCATGGGAATGACCCGGTCGACGAGATAGACACTCGTCCCGCGCTCGCGCGCCTCGACGTCGAGTGCCTCATTCTCCCGCACATAGTAGCTGACATCGGCGATGTAGACGCCGAGAAAACAGCCGCCGTCGGGACGACGCTCGGCATAGATGCCGTCGTCCAGATCCTTCGCGTCCTCTCCGTCGACCGTGACGATGGAGAGCTTCCGACGATCCGCGCGGCCTTTCATATCCTCCGGACGCACCTCCTGCGGAGTGACGTCCGCCGCCTGCCGCACCGCCTTTGGGAATGTATCCGTGAGGCCGTACTGGCGCATGACCGAGAGCACATCGACCCCCGGCGCTCCGGCGTCGCCCAGCTTCTCGACGACCTCGCCCTCCGCGCTGCGGCGGCCTTCGGGCCACTTCGTGACATGGACGACGACCTTCATGCCCGCCTTTGCTCCGTGAAGCGCTTTCTGCGAGACGAAGATATCCTGAGAGAGCCGCTTATCGTCCGGGATGACGAAGCCGTTCTTCCGCACAATCTCCACCGTGCCGACGACGCGCGTATTCGCGCGCTCGACAACGCGGATGATGACGCCCTCGCGCGCGCGGCCGGGCAGCTCCGCCGGACTCACGCGGGCGACGACGCGGTCGCCGTGCATCGCCGAGTTCAAGTCGCCGCCGGGCACGAAGATATCGCCCGCATCCTCGCCGACCGTCTCCTCCGGCGTGATGAAGCCGAAGCCCTTCGCGCTCATCGAGAGACGGCCCACCGCCAGATTCATGCGCGCGGGGAGCCCGAGACGCTCGTTTCGCGTCTTGATGATGACCGCCGTCTCCTCGAGCTCTTCAATCGCCTGCCAGAAGAGATGCAAATCCTCCGCCGAAAACGCCATCGCGCCCGCCAGATCCTCCTCCGTCAGAGGCCGATAGACTTCCTCCCGCATGAAGCGGACGATGTGCTTCTTTATCTCTTCCAATGTTTCTTTCATTCATTTCTCCTGTATGTATGCCCGCTTCCGGGCTGTGCGCCGTTCCGCCCCGCTTCTTTGAGCTGCGGGCAGCGCGTCCTGCGCGGCTATATATCCCGCGCCTTCAAAAAAGCCGTGCATGCGTCAAAGACATCCTCGCGCACATCGCTCAGCATAATCATGTGCCCCGCGTCCACATGAATGACCGCCTTGTCCGTTGACGACACGGCATCGCAGATATACTGCGCGCTCTCTATCTTCGCCGTCCGATCCTGCGTCCCGTGGAAGAGGCGGATCGGCACCTTGACCTCGGCGAGCCGCCCCTTGATCTCCTCAATGAAGTCCACGAGCTCGTGGACGGCGATGAGAGGCATCTTCTTGTACGTCAGATTGACAAACCCCGGGATGTGCTTACACCGATTGCGGATCTTGGGATAGTACTTGTCCATGCAGTCCGCGCGCGAGGGCAGGTATCCCATGTGCCGCGATTCATCGATGAAGATGGGCGCGCCGAGCGTGACGACCTTCTCGATCCTCTTATCGGCGGCAAGCTTCAGCGACAGAAGTCCGCCCATCGAATGGCCGATGACCGAGATGCGCGGACAGAAGCCCGAGAGAATCGAGTACCCGTCGATGACCGAATCATACCAGTCCGCCGCGTTTGTCCTCTGCATATCCTCCGGTGACGTGCCGTGTCCGCAGAGGCGTATCGTCAGCACCGTAAAGCCGGCCTCATGGAGAGCATCCGCCAACAGCACCATCTCCGGGGGCATGCCTGTAAAGCCGTGCACCAAGAGCACACCGTGCTCGCCCCCAGGCATGAAGAACGGCTCCGCTCCTTCGATAATCATGATAAATCGCTCCTAAAAACAAAAAGAGAGACGCTGCACGAGGAGCGTCTCTATCCGTCAGACCGTCAGCTTGACAATCGCCAGCGTCAGACCGCCAAAGGCAATCGCAAGAATAATCGTCACGCGCGCCAACAGCGCGTCCAATCCGCGCGCCTTACTGCTGAAGACCGTATCATCCGCGGCGCCGAACCCCATACCTGCCGATTTCGGCTCCTGTCCCAGAACCGATACGATGAGGGCAATGCCGAGCAGCGCGTCCAGTACCATCAAACCTGTCAATAACAAATGAAATCTCTCCTCCGCCTTATGTTCGATACGAGTTATTCTATCACAAAGACAAATTCTCGACAAGAGGAATATATTTCTCGTTCGCTTTCCCAATCTTCAGCAAACAATGGATTTGCACAGGAAACAATGGATTTCTATATTTCATCTTGCATATTTGCGCGATTTAGAATAGGATTAGAAGGAGATTCGCATCTCATGGCGAAAGTAAATAATTGTTATGTTGGATTTATTGTAGAATCATATATTGAATGCGAATCACCCTGAAATCTCTTGGAAGGGACCCTCGCACGCGAGGACATACAAGGAGGAATATACACATGAAAAAAGAGCTGACGCGAGACGAGCTCTTGACACGCGCCGTCGTCTTCACGGCGGTCACAGGCAGCATTATGACTCTGCCGCATGCCGGCGAGGCGGCGACGAAGTTCAACGAGCACAACTACGCCACGCAGATCATCGTCGATCAGACGGACGGGCAGGAATGGTATACCGACAGTGAGGGAAATACCCGCACGAAGATGTATGTTCCAAGAGGCGATTTCATATCCCCAACCGACAAATCCAAGAGCACCACGACGCACAGCGATCAGCTCAACGTCATCTCCATTACGGATAAGGGCGTACAGAGCCAGACCGTATCGTATTACAACTACCCAAAAAGCTGGAAAACAGATGACACCGTAGCACTTCCGAATCACAAGGAGACGCAGGACTGGTATCACCCGGACGCTTCCCCCGACCTCATCGTATCCAATGACGAGACAGCCTCTGCCTTTAAGTATGACCGACCTGTCGTCAGGGACGCCGTTCCTGTCGCACCGGGTGCCGAAGTACGAGTGCTTGATAAGGGCGAGGCTATCGTCGTCGTCGCCGAGGAAGCGAAGGCCCCTGAGCTGACCCTCACGACGGGAAACCTGCGCCAGAAAGCGTTTAATGCTGCGGGAGAGCTTGTCTCTTCCGGCGACGCCTATCACGGTACGGCTGAGGATGGCGGAAGTCTCTCCATTGCCGTCCAGCCGTCGGCATCGAACGTCAACTACAGACAGACCGATTATCTCTCCGCCATGCTCCATCATACTGCCGACGCGCAGGCTCTGCGGGACGCAATCCCCAGCTATGAGAGCGTATCCGCGGATCTGTCAAATGTTTACTTCAAAGCGGTCGGCGGTGATATCAGCTTTGTGAACGGCTCCGTGACCGTGCAGGCGAATCACCTTTACGGCGCAAATAACACAACCAAAGTCACGCGTAAAGATAACTATGAGTTTCCTGACAAATCCCGCTTCAACGGCAAAATACACATCGGTTCCTCGAAGGATGAAGCCGGTCATACCGCCAACTATGTACCGCAGCGCGCCCGCGTCGTACTTGCAGGTGATACCGCATTTAACGCGCAGAACAGTTCATCTGACTTCACTTGGAACGACTATGCCGACAATACCATAACGAACGCCAAGGATTTTATCAAACTGAATCCGAGCGGCACTCTGGCAGGCGCTTCCGCGCAACTTCTCGATACGGCTGATGCGGCTAAGCCGACGGTTCGTACGGACGCTGGAAATGCCATCGACTTTAACGGCGGTATACTCGAGCTGACGGATGCAACGCTGACCGACACGCAGTTGGAGCGCGCACAGGATGCCGTAAACAAAGAAAGTGATTCTCAGAGTCTATTTACAGCATGGCGCGATGCGCTCAAAAACGGCGCTGCCTGGACTTCATCCGTACATGCCCCCTCCGTCGTCCGCGCAAGCGCTTCCACCAAGGTCACGAAGGATTCGACGACGATGCCGTCTGTCGCCGACTTTAGTGATACGTCGCAGTGGGAATACGATAAATATGCGGACGTACTGAATGTACTTGCCGCAAACAGCCTCAAAAACACCTCGGAACTTGGTCTTGTCACGTTACCTGGAAGGAATCAGTTCAACCTGATTAATTCTCGTAGTTATGTGTCACATCACGATTCATCGGATGATCCTGATGACTGGTTTGAGAGTTCCGATCCTT
This portion of the Selenomonas sp. TAMA-11512 genome encodes:
- the secG gene encoding preprotein translocase subunit SecG, translating into MVLDALLGIALIVSVLGQEPKSAGMGFGAADDTVFSSKARGLDALLARVTIILAIAFGGLTLAIVKLTV